DNA from Nitriliruptor alkaliphilus DSM 45188:
GACCGCGTCGTCGTGCCACACCGCCTAGGGGGTGATGTGCGGTCGCCCGTCGGCGCGCACCGTCGAGATCCAGAACAGCTCGGCGTCGGTCAGCACCTGGCGGACCTCCGGCCACGACGTTGGGGCCGCGCCCGGGGCGCTGAACCGTGGGTCGAGCTGCGGGCTCCAGGTGGTCGTCGACCCCTCCAGCGTGGTCATCGGCGCTCCGTCGATCGGCGGTTCGGGCGTCGGAGGTCGGACCCACCGGACGCCCGGAACTCATCGCCGACGGTCGGTCAAG
Protein-coding regions in this window:
- a CDS encoding pyridoxamine 5'-phosphate oxidase family protein, translating into MTTLEGSTTTWSPQLDPRFSAPGAAPTSWPEVRQVLTDAELFWISTVRADGRPHITP